A region of Dictyostelium discoideum AX4 chromosome 1 chromosome, whole genome shotgun sequence DNA encodes the following proteins:
- a CDS encoding ULK-related protein kinase, producing the protein MDIECDIRKINKLNYNNENEIYKLKKLNHPSIIKHYDIDEKKSEKNVIIYQESINGGISIDKFDNNNFFSQEVIREICEQILLALRFMDNHQIVHRDLNCSNVIIFPETLTIKIIDFGVTKTNFLNQDYQSPEVLKSNNFTHKSDIWSFGFILLKMIDKSLNNIPDDLPTEQFDFLHSCLATNLSDRLDAQTLLHHPFIINKPILRFSKSMKLISSPKKQFELVNKTEHEIILLTNGTSETFYLNKNESCKIKISTIDLYIGVRFDDGAILSSPRPTKLIEQEGTDINSFIIDQSCLMAHNITFPNISFFESISEII; encoded by the exons atggatatCGAATGTGATAttagaaaaattaataaattaaattataat aatgaaaatgaaatttataaattaaaaaaattaaatcatccatcaattataaaacactatgatattgatgaaaaaaaaagtgaaaaaaatgttataatttatcaggaatcaattaatggtggaatttcaattgataaatttgataataataattttttctcACAAGAAGTTATTAGAGAAATTTGtgaacaaattttattagcTTTACGTTTTATGGATAATCATCAAATTGTACATAGAGATTTAAATTGTTCAAATGTCATTATTTTTCCAGAAACTcttacaattaaaataattgattttggtgttacaaaaactaattttttaaatcaagatTATCAATCACCTgaagttttaaaatcaaataattttactcATAAATCCGATATTTGGagttttggttttattttattaaaaatgatagataaatctttaaataatattcctGATGATTTACCAACTGAACAATTTGATTTCTTACATAGTTGTTTAGCAACTAATTTATCTGATAGATTAGATGCACAAACTTTATTACATCATCCATTTATAATT aataaaccaattttaagattttcaaaatctatgaaattaatatcatcacCAAAAAAACAGTTTGAATTGGTAAATAAAACTGAACATGAAATTATTCTATTAACAAATGGAACATCAgaaacattttatttaaataaaaatgaatcttgcaaaataaaaatttcaacaattgATTTATACATTGGTGTAAGATTCGATGATGGTGCCATTTTATCAAGCCCCCGACcaacaaaattaattgaacaaGAAGGCACtgatattaattcttttataatTGACCAATCATGTCTAATGGCTCATAATATTACCTTCCCaaatatttctttctttGAAAGTATCAgtgaaattatttaa